The Sorangiineae bacterium MSr11954 DNA segment CTCCTCGGTGAGCATGAAGCGCGTGGTGCGCGACAGCGGATCGAAGGCGCTTTCGGCCAACGCGAGGAGCTGAAACTTGCCGTCGCGGTCCGTGAAGAAGGTGAACATGAAGAAGGATAGCCAGTCGGTGCACGGCTCGTTGAAGGCGCCCAGGATGCGCGGCGTGTCGCGATCGCCGCTGCGGCGCATCAGGAGGGCCTCGGCCTCCTCGCGCCCGTCGCGACCGAAATACGACTGGAGCAGGTACACCATCGCCCAGAGGTGGCGACCTTCCTCGACATTGACCTGAAACAGGTTACGCAAATCGTAGATGCTGGGACAGGTGTGCCCCAGCATGCGCTGCTGCTCCACGCTCGCCGGCTCCGTGTCACCCTGGGTGACGATCAAACGGCGCAAGGTGTTGCGGTGCTCGCCCGGCACCTGCTGCCACACCGGCTCGCCGAATTGATCGCCAAAGCCGATGGTTCGATTTTCGACGGGCGGCGCCAGAAAGATCCCCCAGCGGTACTCGGGCATCTTCACGTAATTGAAGTGCGCCCACCCGTCGGACTCCACGCTGATGGCCGTGCGCAAGTACACGTCGTCCGACTGAAAACCGCTGGGCCCCATCTCCTTCCACCAGGAAATGAAATTGGGCTGCCAGGCCTCCAGCGCCCTCTGGAGCTTGCGGTCACCCGCCAGATTGACATTGTTCGGGATCTTCTCGTCGCTGACCACACTGCTCATGAACTGCTCCTCATCCGTTTTGCTCCGTGCGCGCGGGACGCGCACGGTTCTACGTTCGTCGGTAGTCGAACTCGGGTCGCTCCGGACTACCGTAAAGCGTCAGCGCGCCCCGCGCACCTACCGCGTTCGGCCTTTGGAAGATCCAATTTTGCCACGCGGTCAAGCGCCCGAAAATTTTGGTCTCCATGGTCTCGGGGCCCGCAAAACGCAGGCTCGCCTCCATCCCGGTCATCGCGTCGGGCGAGTAGCTGGCACGCTCTTCGAACGCGATGCGGATCTCGTCCTCCCAGTCGATGTCGTCGGGCGCAAAGGTGACGAGCCCTTCGTCGAGCGCGCGCTTCGTATCGAACGCGCCATCGTGCTCGAGCACGCGCGCCACCCGGGAAGGTTCGCGCAAAAACCTGGACTCGAGGCGGCTAAGACCGTTCGACATGGGATACGCCCCCGCGTTGAGCTTCGATGCCCAAACCTCGACCCCGTCGTCGTCGAGCATGTAAACGCGGTCGGCCGCCAGCGCGAGCTCGAGCAAGGTGCCCGCAAAGCAAGACCCCGGCCCAATCCGCGCAAAGAAGGTCTTGGCCGTCAAATCGAGGCGCTTGAGCACTCGCCGCACCAACAGCGTGATTTCGCGCACCAGCGGATCCTCCCGGTGTTCGTGAAGGGCCCGATCCATGGCGAGCACCGCCTGGGCATCCCCTGCCGTCTCCAGCGCAATCACGCCGATTTCGGGCTGATTGAAGCGCAAATCGAGCAGCGCATCGTCGAGCTCCCGAAAGGCACGCAAAATCCATGTCTCCGCGCCCGCCTTGGCAAAATCCTCCGGGCTCGCCGGCGGAGGCCCCGACGGGCCGCGCAAAATCAAGGTCGCCGTGCGCCCGGCCCGATCCAGCTTCAGCGAGACATATTTGTATTCTGCACCTTTTTCGCTTCGCTCGACCTCGAGCGCCGGCAAGATCACGGGCGGGTGCGGCCAGCGCCGCGAATTTTGGACGAAGGCCTCGACCCGCGCCTTCACCGATTGGTCGAACTGCGAGCGCGAGGGCGATTCGTCGACCAAGTTCCATGCAACGGCGCGCTTGCCTCGAATGCCCTCGGCCAGTGTCGAAAAGACGTCTGCCAAATCGCGACGCACCTGGCGCTTATCGACGAGGCGCGTCAAGCCGCCGGTGCCGGGGAGGACCCCCAGAAGCGGCGCCTCGGGGAGGCTCACGGCCGACGAGCCGTCGTCCTGGAGAACGATGGCGTCGCACGCGAGGGCGAGCTCGTAGCCGCCGCCCGACGCGGTGCCATTGAGGGCGGCCACGCTGGCGATGCCGGATTCGGCGCTCATCTCTTCCAAGTAGAGGCGCGTCTCGTTGGTGAACTTGCAGAAATTGACTTTGAAGGCGTGGGTGGAGCCGCCCAACATGTAAATGTTCGCACCCGACGAGAAGATGCGATCTTTGGTGCTGGTGACGATCAGCGCCTTCACCGCGGGGTTCTCGAAGCGAATGCGCTGGAGCGCGTCGGCTAGTTCGATATCGACCCCCAAGTCGTACGAATTGAGCTTGAGCGTATAGTCGCCGCCGTCCTCCTTGACGTTCATGGCGAGGCGGGCGACGGCGCCGCCATACTCCGCCGGAAAGGTGAGCTGCCAATGACGGTAGCGGTCGGGATGCGTTTCGAAACGGACGGGCTTCGAGCCGGAAGAGGGAGCATCGGCCATGGCGCAGAAAGGGTAACCGAAGGTCACCGGGAAGTCTTGCCCCGGAGCAAAAGAGGGCGGAGAGTCGGCTCATGATCGAGCTCGAAAGCTACCTTCAAGGTCAGTGGGTGCGCGGAAGCGGACGTGCGACAACGCTCGTCAATCCTGCAACAGAAGCGCCCATCGCAACATCCTGCACCGAGGGCATCGATTTCGCAGCAGCCCTCGAGCATGCACGCAACACCGGCGGCCCCGCGCTGCGCGCGATGAACTTCGCCGCCCGCGCCGAGATGCTGCGCTCCCTCTCGCGGAGCATCCACAGCCACAGGGACGAGCTCATCGGACTCGCCATCGAAAACGGTGGAAACACGCGCAGCGATGCCAAATTCGACATCGATGGCGCCTCGCTCACCCTGGCCGCCTACGCCGACATCGCCACCGAGCTCGCAAAGGAAGCACCCAGCGGAGCTGTGCTCGTCGACGGCGCCGGCTTTCAGCTCGCGCGCAGCCCGCGCCTCTTTGGCACGCACCTCTATGTGCCACGCGAAGGTGTGGCCGTTCATATCAACGCGTTCAA contains these protein-coding regions:
- the boxB gene encoding benzoyl-CoA 2,3-epoxidase subunit BoxB — translated: MSSVVSDEKIPNNVNLAGDRKLQRALEAWQPNFISWWKEMGPSGFQSDDVYLRTAISVESDGWAHFNYVKMPEYRWGIFLAPPVENRTIGFGDQFGEPVWQQVPGEHRNTLRRLIVTQGDTEPASVEQQRMLGHTCPSIYDLRNLFQVNVEEGRHLWAMVYLLQSYFGRDGREEAEALLMRRSGDRDTPRILGAFNEPCTDWLSFFMFTFFTDRDGKFQLLALAESAFDPLSRTTRFMLTEEAHHMFVGETGVGRIVERTAELMEKHKVTHPDDVRKLGAIDLPTMQRSLNLWYSLSLDLFGGEISSNAASFFATGLKGRAKEDKYEDHRALDASYPVDVVKDCALNTEQVPLRNAMNEVLRDEYVADCQRGLDKWNRQLAAHDVEFQFTLPSRRFHRHIGIYSDVTADPSGKIISAEEFASRRDEWLPSEKDREFIQSLMQKPIYEPKQMANWISAPKQGIKGRPVDFEYVRRCEG
- the boxC gene encoding 2,3-epoxybenzoyl-CoA dihydrolase; the encoded protein is MADAPSSGSKPVRFETHPDRYRHWQLTFPAEYGGAVARLAMNVKEDGGDYTLKLNSYDLGVDIELADALQRIRFENPAVKALIVTSTKDRIFSSGANIYMLGGSTHAFKVNFCKFTNETRLYLEEMSAESGIASVAALNGTASGGGYELALACDAIVLQDDGSSAVSLPEAPLLGVLPGTGGLTRLVDKRQVRRDLADVFSTLAEGIRGKRAVAWNLVDESPSRSQFDQSVKARVEAFVQNSRRWPHPPVILPALEVERSEKGAEYKYVSLKLDRAGRTATLILRGPSGPPPASPEDFAKAGAETWILRAFRELDDALLDLRFNQPEIGVIALETAGDAQAVLAMDRALHEHREDPLVREITLLVRRVLKRLDLTAKTFFARIGPGSCFAGTLLELALAADRVYMLDDDGVEVWASKLNAGAYPMSNGLSRLESRFLREPSRVARVLEHDGAFDTKRALDEGLVTFAPDDIDWEDEIRIAFEERASYSPDAMTGMEASLRFAGPETMETKIFGRLTAWQNWIFQRPNAVGARGALTLYGSPERPEFDYRRT